Genomic window (Streptomyces sp. NBC_00078):
CAGCTGCGCCGCCCCCTCGGCGACCCCGCCCGAGGCAACCCGTACCGACACCGCCGGCTCGCCCACTCGCCGGGCACGCTCGTCGAGGACGGCGCCCACCCCCCGTACGAAGACGTCCGGGGCGGCCGTGACGGTGCGGCCGCCGAGGAGGACGAGGTCGATGTCGAGCAGGGCGACCAGGTTGCCGGCCGCTGTGCCGAGCACGCGTGCCGCCTCGTCGACCCGGCCGCGTGCCACCGCGGCCAGACACAGCGCCTCGACGCAGCCGCGGTTGCCGCAGCCGCACAGCGGTCCGTCCAGCTGGACGACCTGGTGCCCGAACTCACCGGCCCCGGTACGGGCGCCCCGGTGCACGGTCCCGCCGAGGACGAGTCCGGCACCGAGTCCCGTACCGAGATACAGATAGGCGAAGGACCCGCCCTCGCCTTCGACGGCCAGCCGGAGCGCGGCCGCGTTGGTGTCCTTGTCCAGGACGACCGGCACCCCGAGCCGCCGCGCGAGCGCGTCCCGCAGCGGGAAGCCGTCCCACTCGGGGAATCCCGTCACCCGGTGCAGAACACCGCGGGCGTGGTCGAGGGGACCGGGCAGGGCGACACCCGCGCCGAGGAGGGACCCGGCGTCCAGTCCTCCCGGCACCGCGCCCAGCAGCGCGCCCGTCTCTCCCGCGACCGCCGCCACCACGGCCTCCGGCCCCACCCCCAGGTCCAGCGAGGTGCGACGCTCCCCCACCACGGCGCCCGTGAGATCGACCAGCACCGTCCGCAGTTCGTCCCGGTCCAGATGCAGCCCGACCGCGTGCCCCGCCTCAGGCACGAGCCGCAGCACCGTACGGGGCTTGCCCCCGGTCGAGGCGCGGCGGCCCGCCTCCGCAACGAGCCCGTCGGCGCGCAGCCGGGCAGTGATCTTGCTGACGGCCTGCGGGGTCAGCCCGGTCCGCTCGGCGAGTTCGAGCCGGCTGATCCCGTCCGCACCGGCCGTGCGCAGCAGGTCGAGTACGAGCGCCATGTTGTGACTGCGCAGCGCCGGCAGATTCGCGCCGACGGGCCAGGACACACCGGCCACCCCACCGGTCACACCGGCCATTCCATCGGTCACTCCAGTCGCCTCTGTCACCGAGGTCCTCCGGTCACTCCCACCGGACGTGCCGTCCCGGCCCGGCAGGTCTCCGCGGCCCCTGCCTCTGCCTCTACCCCTGCCCCTGCCGCCCCGCTCATCCTGTCCACGCCGTCATTGTCCCCCGCGCTTGCACTTTGGCAACAGCGTTGCGAAAGTGGATGCATGACTCGTACTCCTCTCCGCGTGGGTCTCATCGGCTACGGCCTCGCGGGCTCCGTCTTCCACGCCCCGCTGATCGCCGCCACCGAGGGCCTCGCCCTCGACACGGTGGTCACCTCGAACCCGGAGCGGCAGAAGCAGGCCCGCACCGAGTTCCCGGACGTACGCGTGGCGGCGGCCCCCGACGAGCTGCTCGGCCGCGCCGCCGAGCTGGACCTGATCGTCATCGCGTCCCCGAACAGGACGCACGTCTCGCTGGCGACGGCCGCCCTGAAGGCCGGTCTCCCGGTGGTGGTGGACAAGCCCGTGGCCGGCACGGCGGCCGAGGCGCGCGAGCTGGCCGCCCTCGCCGAGGAGCGCGGCCTCCTCCTCTCCGTCTTCCAGAACCGTCGCTGGGACAACGACTTCCTGACCCTCCGCAAGCTGCTCGCCGAGGGCGAGTTGGGCGACGTATGGCGCTTCGAGTCCCGCTTCGAGCGGTGGCGCCCGCAGACCAAGGGCGGCTGGCGCGAGTCCGGCGACCCCGCAGAGATCGGAGGTCTTCTCTACGATCTCGGCAGCCATGTCGTCGACCAGGCGCTGGTCCTCTTCGGCCCGGCCGCGCAGGTGTACGCCGAGACGGACATCCGCCGCCAGGGCGCGGAGACCGACGACGACACGTTCATCGCGCTCACGCACACGAGCGGTGTGCGCTCCCACCTGTACGTCTCCGCGACGACCGCCCAACTCGGCCCGCGTTTCCGGGTGCTGGGTTCGCGGGCTGGTTACGTGAAGTACGGCCTCGACCCGCAGGAGGCGGCGCTGCGCGAGGGCAGGCGTCCGGGCACGGCAGCCGACTGGGGCACGGAGGCGGAGTCCCTGTGGGGCCGGGTCGGTGCTGGGAGTCCCCCCTCTGGCGGCGAGTCCCCGCTGACCGGCGGTGGCCGCCCCGAACCCACCCTCCCGGGCGACTACCCCGCGTACTATGCGGCCGTGACCAGGGCTCTCATCGACGGCGGCCCCAACCCGGTGACCGCTGCCGAGGCGGCCGCCGCCCTCGACGTACTGGAGGCGGCCCGCCGTTCGGCCCGCGACCAAGTGGCGGTGACGCTGTGACGCGCAACCAGGAGATCACCCCGAAGTTCCACCCGGAACTCACCCCGCCCCTGGAGGAACTGGAGGCGCAGGAACGGCGCCTGGTCTTCAGCCAGTTCACCCACGACGACGCCTGGGCCCTTGGGTCGCTCCTCGTGGAGCTGGCCCGGGAACGCCAGGCGCCCGTCGCCGTCGACATCCACCGCTCGGGCCAGCAGCTCTTCCACGCCGCGCTCCCCGGCTCCACACCCGACAACGACGCCTGGATCGCCCGCAAGCGTCGCGTGGTCGAGCGCTACGGCTCCGCCTCCTACCTGGTCGGCGCACGCTTCCGCGCCAAGGGCAGCACCTTCGAGGACTCCTCCCGCCTGGACCCGGACGTGTACGCGGCCCACGGCGGCTCCTTCCCGATCAACGTCCTCGGCGTGGGCGTGATCGGCGCGGTCACCGTCTCCGGCCTGCCGCAACTGGCGGACCACCGGCTCGTGGTGGAGGCGCTGGAGGAGTTCCTGAAGCGCTGAGCGCATGAGGGGATCACAGGGAACCCCGGGGATCACAGGGATTATCGCGAGGCACCCTCCGGGTTGACACCGATGTACAGCGCATCGACCGGAGGGACCGAACCGCGAGTGACACCTTGAAGGCAACCGTCGGCCGGTACGGCGTCTGGAGCGCGGGTCTGCGCTCGGAGGACCCATCCCGTCGCTCCGAACTGGCCGACGCCGCCGCGGAGTTGGAGCAACTCGGGTACGGCACGGCCTGGCTGGGCGGCAGCAGCGCCGCCCACCACGCCGCACCGCTCGTCGCGGCGACCTCGCAGCTCTCGGTCGGCACCAGCATCCAGTCCATCTGGCAGTACGAGGCCACCGAGAGCGCGGCCGCCTTCGCCGAGCTGGAGAGGGCCCACCCCGGCCGGTTCGTCCTCGGCCTGGGCGTCAGCCACGCGCGGGGAACTGCGCGACAAGCCACAGACGGCCCGCAGCCGCCAAACGACCGCAGTCCCCCGGCTCTCCCAGCAGCGCGCTTACGCGTCCTTGAACTCCTGCCGCTGCCGCCCGAGCCCCTCGATCTCCAGCTCCACGACATCCCCGGCCCGCAGGAACGGCTTCGGCTCGGGCTCTCCCAGCGCGACCCCAGCCGGCGTACCGGTGTTGATGACATCGCCCGGGTACAGGGTCATGAACTGGCTGACGTACCGCACCACTTCCGCCACGGGGAAGATCTGCTCGGCCGTCGTCCCGTCCTGCTTCAACTCCCCGTTGACCCACAGCCTCAGCGCCAGGTCCTGCGGATCGGCGATCTCGTCCGCGGTCACCAGCCACGGACCCAGCGGGTTGAACGTCTCGCAGTTCTTCCCCTTGTCCCAGGTCCCGCCCCGCTCGATCTGGAACTCGCGCTCGGACACGTCGTGCGCCACCGCGTACCCGGCGACGTGGCCGAGCGCGTCCTGCGCCGACTCCACATACCGGGCCGTACGCCCGATGACGACCGCCAGCTCGACCTCCCAGTCGGTCTTCACCGACCCGCGGGGGACCAGCACCGTGTCATGGGGCCCGACGACCGTGTCCGCGGCCTTGAAGAAGATCACCGGCTCGGCGGGCGGCTCGGCCCCGGTCTCGCGGGCGTGGTCGTGGTAGTTCAGCCCGATGCACACGATCTTGCCGATGCGCGCGAGAGGCGGCCCCACCCGCAGCCCGGCCGCGTCCAGCGCGGGCAGCTCACCGGCATCGGCCGCGGACCGGACGCGCCCCAGCGCCTCGTCGTCGGCGAGCAGCGCGCCGTCGATGTCCGGGACGAGACCGGAGAGGTCCCGCAGCACCCCCTCGGCGTCCAGCAGCGCGGGCTTCTCCGCTCCCGCCGTACCGACTCGCAGCAGCTTCATGATCACACTCTCCACTCGATCGCGGGCGCCCGACCGATGGGTGCAGCCATCGGAGGACTGGTCGATCCTCCAAGGTCGGCGTCCAGTCCGCAATACCCGGTTCACGGACTGGACCGTAACCCCGCGACCTCGGGACCTCGCGCCCCCGGGACCTAGCGGTAGAGCACGGCCCGTTCCACCGCGCTCCACGTCGTGCTGGTCACCACGTACAGCGCGGCGGCCAACGGCACGACCGCCACCGTGAACAGCGTGAAGAAGGACATGAACGGCATCACCTTGCTCACCGCTCCGAGCCCCGGCACCCGCTGTTCGCCGTCGCCCACGTCGCCCACGGGAAGCGGGCTGTTCGTGGCCATCATCCGCTTCGTACGCATGTAGTTGAAGGTCGCGACCCCGGCGACCAGGGC
Coding sequences:
- a CDS encoding ROK family transcriptional regulator; the protein is MAGVTGGVAGVSWPVGANLPALRSHNMALVLDLLRTAGADGISRLELAERTGLTPQAVSKITARLRADGLVAEAGRRASTGGKPRTVLRLVPEAGHAVGLHLDRDELRTVLVDLTGAVVGERRTSLDLGVGPEAVVAAVAGETGALLGAVPGGLDAGSLLGAGVALPGPLDHARGVLHRVTGFPEWDGFPLRDALARRLGVPVVLDKDTNAAALRLAVEGEGGSFAYLYLGTGLGAGLVLGGTVHRGARTGAGEFGHQVVQLDGPLCGCGNRGCVEALCLAAVARGRVDEAARVLGTAAGNLVALLDIDLVLLGGRTVTAAPDVFVRGVGAVLDERARRVGEPAVSVRVASGGVAEGAAQLVLAPLFGRADG
- a CDS encoding heme-degrading domain-containing protein, which gives rise to MTRNQEITPKFHPELTPPLEELEAQERRLVFSQFTHDDAWALGSLLVELARERQAPVAVDIHRSGQQLFHAALPGSTPDNDAWIARKRRVVERYGSASYLVGARFRAKGSTFEDSSRLDPDVYAAHGGSFPINVLGVGVIGAVTVSGLPQLADHRLVVEALEEFLKR
- a CDS encoding Gfo/Idh/MocA family oxidoreductase; translation: MTRTPLRVGLIGYGLAGSVFHAPLIAATEGLALDTVVTSNPERQKQARTEFPDVRVAAAPDELLGRAAELDLIVIASPNRTHVSLATAALKAGLPVVVDKPVAGTAAEARELAALAEERGLLLSVFQNRRWDNDFLTLRKLLAEGELGDVWRFESRFERWRPQTKGGWRESGDPAEIGGLLYDLGSHVVDQALVLFGPAAQVYAETDIRRQGAETDDDTFIALTHTSGVRSHLYVSATTAQLGPRFRVLGSRAGYVKYGLDPQEAALREGRRPGTAADWGTEAESLWGRVGAGSPPSGGESPLTGGGRPEPTLPGDYPAYYAAVTRALIDGGPNPVTAAEAAAALDVLEAARRSARDQVAVTL
- a CDS encoding fumarylacetoacetate hydrolase family protein is translated as MKLLRVGTAGAEKPALLDAEGVLRDLSGLVPDIDGALLADDEALGRVRSAADAGELPALDAAGLRVGPPLARIGKIVCIGLNYHDHARETGAEPPAEPVIFFKAADTVVGPHDTVLVPRGSVKTDWEVELAVVIGRTARYVESAQDALGHVAGYAVAHDVSEREFQIERGGTWDKGKNCETFNPLGPWLVTADEIADPQDLALRLWVNGELKQDGTTAEQIFPVAEVVRYVSQFMTLYPGDVINTGTPAGVALGEPEPKPFLRAGDVVELEIEGLGRQRQEFKDA